A genome region from Mesorhizobium sp. B2-1-8 includes the following:
- the leuD gene encoding 3-isopropylmalate dehydratase small subunit — MEKFTKLTGVAAPMPIVNVDTDMIIPKDYLKTIKRTGLGTGLFAEMRYNDDGSENPDFVLNKPAYRKAQILVAGDNFGCGSSREHAPWALLDFGIRCVISTSFADIFYNNCFKNGVLPITVSPEDLEKLMDDASRGSNATLSIDLEAKEIRGPDGGVVKFDLDDFKRHCLLNGLDDIGLTMEKAGAIASFEKKNAELRPWA, encoded by the coding sequence ATGGAAAAATTCACCAAGCTCACCGGCGTCGCCGCTCCCATGCCGATCGTCAATGTCGACACCGACATGATCATCCCGAAGGATTATCTCAAGACGATCAAGCGCACCGGGCTTGGCACGGGCCTGTTCGCCGAGATGCGCTACAATGACGACGGTTCGGAAAATCCGGATTTCGTGCTCAACAAGCCGGCCTACCGCAAGGCGCAGATTCTTGTCGCCGGCGACAATTTCGGCTGCGGCTCGAGCCGGGAGCACGCGCCGTGGGCGCTGCTCGATTTCGGCATACGCTGCGTCATCTCGACCTCGTTCGCCGACATCTTCTACAACAACTGCTTCAAGAACGGCGTACTGCCGATCACCGTCAGCCCCGAGGATCTGGAGAAGCTGATGGATGACGCTTCGCGCGGCTCCAACGCCACTCTGTCGATCGACCTCGAAGCCAAGGAAATCCGCGGTCCGGACGGCGGCGTGGTCAAATTCGATCTCGACGACTTCAAGCGGCACTGCCTGCTCAACGGGCTCGACGATATCGGCCTGACCATGGAAAAGGCTGGCGCCATCGCCTCGTTCGAGAAGAAGAACGCCGAACTGCGCCCCTGGGCCTGA
- a CDS encoding NAD(P)/FAD-dependent oxidoreductase, translating into MRYDIVIIGGAIVGSSVAYYLREEGFSGSIALIERDPQFAHAATTLSMASIRQQFSIPENIRLSQFTLKLFRRLKEEFGADADIGFREGGYLILAGEAGLPILRANHAAQVAEGADILLEDADQLTRRFPWLSAEGITAGAYGRTGEGWFDAHAMLMLFRKALRQKRIDFISASVTGIERQGDRVTSVSLDNGDRIEAGTVINAAGPNAGKVAALAGLMLPVEPRKRNVFVFEAREKYADMPLLVDPSGIYVRPEGSVYLTGGAEPEEGDGPADPGDFDVDWPLFEEVIWPVLATRIPAFEAIKPTRAWAGHYDYNTLDQNAVIGPHPEVTNFLFANGFSGHGLQQAPAVGKALAEFLVHGGYRTIDCSAFGYGRVAEGRAFRELNVI; encoded by the coding sequence GTGCGCTACGACATCGTCATCATCGGCGGAGCCATCGTCGGCTCCTCGGTCGCCTACTATCTGCGCGAGGAGGGTTTTTCCGGCTCGATCGCGCTGATCGAGCGCGACCCGCAATTCGCCCATGCGGCGACGACGCTGTCCATGGCCTCGATCCGCCAGCAATTCTCGATTCCGGAAAACATCCGCCTGTCGCAATTCACGCTGAAACTGTTCCGGCGGCTGAAGGAAGAATTCGGCGCGGACGCCGATATCGGTTTTCGCGAAGGCGGCTATCTCATCCTTGCCGGCGAGGCCGGGCTGCCGATCCTGAGGGCCAATCACGCGGCGCAGGTCGCCGAGGGCGCCGACATCCTGCTCGAGGACGCCGACCAGCTGACGCGCCGCTTCCCCTGGCTGTCGGCCGAAGGCATCACCGCCGGCGCCTATGGCCGGACAGGCGAAGGCTGGTTCGACGCCCATGCCATGCTGATGCTGTTCCGCAAGGCGCTGCGGCAGAAGAGGATCGACTTCATCAGCGCTTCGGTCACCGGCATCGAGCGGCAAGGCGACCGCGTTACCAGCGTCAGCCTCGACAATGGCGATCGGATCGAGGCCGGCACCGTCATCAACGCCGCCGGACCGAATGCCGGCAAGGTCGCCGCCCTTGCCGGACTGATGCTGCCGGTCGAGCCGCGCAAGCGCAACGTCTTCGTCTTCGAGGCGCGCGAGAAATATGCCGACATGCCGCTGCTGGTCGATCCCTCCGGCATCTATGTCAGGCCGGAAGGCTCGGTCTACCTCACCGGCGGCGCCGAGCCGGAAGAGGGCGACGGCCCGGCCGATCCCGGCGATTTCGACGTCGACTGGCCGCTCTTCGAAGAGGTGATCTGGCCGGTGCTGGCGACCCGCATCCCGGCCTTCGAGGCCATCAAACCGACCCGCGCCTGGGCCGGGCACTACGACTACAACACGCTCGACCAGAACGCGGTGATCGGCCCGCACCCCGAGGTGACGAATTTCCTCTTCGCCAACGGATTCTCCGGCCATGGCCTGCAGCAGGCGCCGGCGGTCGGCAAGGCGCTGGCCGAGTTTTTGGTGCATGGCGGGTATCGCACGATCGACTGCTCGGCGTTTGGGTATGGACGCGTCGCTGAAGGGCGGGCGTTTCGGGAGTTGAATGTGATTTGA
- a CDS encoding ATP-binding protein, whose product MRLTTSRKWMGSKWIGRKWRPRLATVVVAILILVMALPLVGLFFFRLYENQLIRQTEAELIAQGAAIAAIYAQEVHDGGISPEKLGAPIPPANGSASRGANPDSPYRPIEPQLDLASDYVLATRPAGMPAMADPAFAAIGARLSGILDATQKTTLAGFRLLDPTGVVIAGRDEVGQSLAGVEEVREALAGRYASALRLRIPNQPAPPLYSVSRGTRVRVFVALPVAVDGKVAGVVYVSRTPNNIIKHLYGERGKVTAAAIAILGGTLLIGLVFLRTVSRPIYALIDRTQRIAAGERDAIRPLDHHGTREMAELSAAFLDMAEKLQARSDSIQTFATHVSHELKSPLTAIQGAAELLRDSGSAMDDGERRRFSDNIVTDAGRLNLLVRRLLDLARAENLAPSGESTSVGAALALLPVDNRLAIRIEAGGDLALRISAENGAIVLGNLIDNSARHGATQVSIIAASAGGKATVLVSDDGAGISPSNRARIFEPFFTTRRSTGGTGMGLGIVLALLKAHDGTIRLVDSERGTRFEITLPVA is encoded by the coding sequence ATGCGGCTGACCACTTCCAGAAAATGGATGGGCAGCAAGTGGATCGGCCGCAAATGGCGGCCGCGCCTCGCCACGGTCGTCGTCGCCATCCTGATCCTGGTGATGGCCCTACCGCTGGTCGGCCTGTTCTTCTTTCGCCTCTATGAGAACCAGCTGATCCGCCAGACCGAGGCGGAGCTGATCGCGCAAGGGGCGGCCATCGCCGCCATCTATGCGCAGGAGGTGCACGACGGCGGCATTTCGCCGGAAAAGCTCGGCGCGCCAATCCCGCCGGCCAACGGCAGCGCGAGCCGAGGCGCCAATCCCGATTCGCCTTATCGGCCGATCGAGCCGCAGCTCGATCTCGCCTCGGATTACGTGCTTGCGACCCGGCCGGCGGGGATGCCGGCCATGGCCGATCCCGCTTTTGCAGCGATCGGGGCGCGCCTGTCGGGTATTCTCGATGCGACGCAGAAAACCACGCTGGCCGGCTTCCGGCTGCTCGATCCCACAGGCGTCGTCATTGCCGGGCGCGACGAGGTCGGGCAGTCGCTTGCCGGGGTCGAGGAGGTGCGTGAGGCGCTCGCCGGGCGCTATGCCAGCGCGCTCAGGCTGCGCATCCCCAACCAGCCGGCGCCGCCGCTCTATTCGGTCAGCCGCGGAACCAGGGTGCGCGTCTTCGTCGCCCTGCCGGTGGCCGTCGACGGCAAGGTCGCCGGCGTGGTCTATGTCTCGCGGACGCCCAACAACATCATAAAACATCTCTATGGCGAACGCGGCAAGGTGACAGCGGCGGCGATCGCCATACTCGGCGGCACGCTGCTCATCGGCCTCGTCTTCCTGCGCACCGTCAGCCGACCAATCTATGCGCTGATCGACCGCACCCAGCGCATTGCCGCCGGCGAGCGCGACGCGATCCGGCCGCTCGACCATCATGGCACGCGCGAAATGGCGGAGCTTTCCGCCGCTTTCCTCGACATGGCCGAAAAACTGCAGGCGCGCTCGGACTCGATCCAGACCTTCGCCACCCATGTCTCGCATGAACTCAAATCGCCGCTGACGGCGATCCAGGGCGCGGCCGAACTGCTGCGCGATTCAGGCAGCGCGATGGACGATGGCGAGCGGCGGCGCTTCTCCGACAATATCGTCACCGATGCCGGGCGGCTTAACCTGCTGGTCCGCCGCCTGCTCGACCTGGCGCGGGCCGAAAACCTCGCACCCAGCGGCGAAAGCACCTCGGTCGGTGCGGCGCTGGCGCTGCTTCCCGTCGACAACAGGCTGGCGATTCGCATCGAGGCCGGCGGCGATCTGGCTTTGCGCATCTCGGCCGAGAACGGAGCAATCGTGCTTGGCAATCTCATCGACAACTCGGCCAGGCATGGCGCGACGCAAGTTTCGATTATTGCCGCAAGCGCCGGCGGCAAGGCGACGGTTCTGGTCAGCGACGATGGCGCCGGCATTTCGCCAAGCAATCGGGCGCGCATCTTCGAGCCATTCTTCACCACGCGCCGCTCTACCGGCGGCACCGGCATGGGCCTCGGCATCGTGCTGGCCCTCCTGAAAGCGCATGATGGTACGATCCGGCTGGTTGACTCCGAGCGCGGCACGCGCTTCGAGATCACTTTGCCGGTCGCGTAG
- a CDS encoding SRPBCC family protein has translation MSNSFVYVTYIRTTAEKLWEALTDPEFNRQFFLCSYQESEWKVGSSWKLIFPDGRVADSGEILEIDPPRRLVIKWRNEWMPEVREDGYTRCTFTIEPDGELMKLAVTHEADGPHRLIGNVAKGWPLVLASLKSLLETGQGFERPPSKN, from the coding sequence ATGAGCAACAGCTTCGTTTACGTGACCTATATTCGCACCACGGCCGAAAAGCTCTGGGAGGCGCTGACCGACCCGGAGTTCAACCGGCAGTTCTTCCTCTGCTCCTATCAGGAAAGCGAGTGGAAAGTGGGCTCCAGCTGGAAGCTGATCTTCCCTGACGGGCGTGTCGCCGACAGCGGCGAGATCCTCGAAATCGACCCGCCGCGGCGCCTGGTCATAAAATGGCGCAATGAATGGATGCCCGAGGTCAGGGAAGACGGCTACACACGCTGCACCTTCACCATCGAGCCGGACGGCGAACTGATGAAGCTCGCCGTCACCCATGAAGCGGACGGGCCGCACAGGCTGATCGGCAATGTAGCCAAGGGCTGGCCGCTGGTGCTGGCCAGCCTGAAGAGCCTGCTCGAGACCGGCCAGGGGTTCGAACGTCCGCCGTCAAAAAACTGA
- a CDS encoding ArsR/SmtB family transcription factor, whose product MSMDAVFRALADPTRRQLLDNLHARNGQTLNALCAEMAMTRQAVTKHLAILEEANLVTTIRRGREKEHYLNPVPINEIAERWIGKFERGRLTALSDLKRRLERED is encoded by the coding sequence ATGAGCATGGATGCAGTCTTTCGCGCGCTGGCGGACCCGACACGCCGGCAATTGCTGGACAACCTCCATGCCAGGAATGGACAGACGCTGAATGCGCTGTGCGCTGAGATGGCCATGACCCGCCAGGCGGTGACCAAGCACCTGGCGATCCTGGAGGAAGCAAACCTCGTCACCACAATCCGTCGGGGCCGAGAGAAGGAGCACTATCTCAACCCGGTCCCGATCAACGAGATCGCCGAACGCTGGATCGGCAAGTTCGAGCGGGGGCGGCTGACCGCCCTCAGCGACCTGAAGAGACGCCTCGAAAGGGAAGACTGA
- a CDS encoding GNAT family N-acetyltransferase, protein MAENSHVLYAREPTLGIPEFRRVLVESGLGEVRPVEDEARLRAMLEGANLIVTARLDMASVDMEGMPLIGVARCLTDFSWVCYISDLAVSAKAQGLGVGKGLMDEVARQLGPSVAISLISVPDAVGFYERIGMQRMPDAFWISRKR, encoded by the coding sequence ATGGCAGAAAACTCCCACGTCCTCTACGCGCGCGAACCGACGCTCGGCATTCCCGAATTCCGCCGCGTGCTGGTGGAATCCGGTCTCGGCGAAGTCAGGCCCGTCGAAGACGAGGCCAGGCTGAGGGCGATGCTGGAAGGCGCCAACCTGATCGTGACTGCCCGTCTCGACATGGCCAGTGTTGACATGGAAGGCATGCCGCTGATCGGCGTTGCCCGCTGCCTGACCGACTTTTCCTGGGTCTGCTACATCTCCGATCTCGCCGTCTCGGCCAAGGCGCAGGGCCTGGGTGTCGGCAAGGGGCTGATGGACGAGGTGGCCCGGCAGCTCGGACCGTCGGTCGCCATCAGCCTGATTTCGGTGCCCGACGCTGTCGGCTTCTACGAACGCATCGGCATGCAGCGCATGCCCGACGCCTTCTGGATCTCCCGCAAGCGCTGA
- a CDS encoding response regulator transcription factor — protein sequence MPHHILVADDDPHIREVICFALEKAGMKTAAVSDGAAALQAIERRTPDLVVLDIGMPEMDGLEVCRRLRQRSDVPVLFLSARDEEIDRILGLEMGGDDYVTKPFSPRELVARVNVILRRARPAAPEPADDRQFIHGKLTLMPASHGAGFDGKPLALTGIEFSILKGFLARPTHVLDRDAVMANAYAGKIHVADRTVDSHIRNIRAKLAAVGCLDAIETVHGVGFRLGRCG from the coding sequence ATGCCGCATCACATCCTCGTCGCCGACGACGACCCGCATATCCGCGAAGTGATCTGCTTCGCGCTGGAAAAGGCCGGCATGAAGACGGCTGCCGTGTCCGATGGCGCCGCCGCCCTGCAGGCGATCGAACGGCGCACGCCCGACCTTGTCGTGCTCGACATCGGCATGCCGGAGATGGACGGGCTGGAGGTCTGCCGGCGGCTGCGGCAGCGATCAGACGTGCCGGTGCTGTTCCTGTCCGCGCGCGACGAGGAGATCGACCGCATCCTCGGGCTCGAAATGGGCGGCGACGACTATGTCACCAAACCGTTCAGCCCGCGCGAACTGGTCGCCCGGGTCAACGTCATCCTGCGGCGCGCCCGCCCGGCGGCACCCGAACCGGCCGACGACCGGCAATTTATCCACGGCAAGCTCACGCTGATGCCGGCCAGCCATGGCGCCGGCTTCGACGGCAAGCCGCTTGCCCTGACCGGAATAGAATTCTCGATCCTGAAAGGGTTTCTGGCGCGGCCCACCCATGTGCTCGATCGCGACGCGGTGATGGCCAATGCCTATGCCGGCAAGATCCATGTCGCCGACCGCACCGTCGACAGCCATATCCGCAACATCCGCGCCAAGCTGGCGGCGGTCGGGTGCCTGGATGCCATCGAGACCGTGCATGGCGTCGGTTTCCGGCTCGGCCGATGCGGCTGA
- a CDS encoding DUF72 domain-containing protein: protein MVRTGRRSASGQSPDRACRRRPDSGACGRSAGRLAGLAYFRWHGAPRVYYSDYDDESLDRFSRQMEEEAASGAEVWGIFDNTAAGHALGNALKVDAMMAQTLEGQRPPLPCRASPPQKGGRLAALMPARSLRR from the coding sequence CTGGTTCGAACCGGACGCCGAAGCGCTTCTGGCCAATCGCCGGATCGCGCGTGTCGCCGCCGACCCGACTCCGGTGCCTGCGGCCGCAGCGCCGGGCGGCTGGCCGGCCTTGCCTATTTCCGCTGGCATGGCGCGCCGCGCGTCTATTACTCGGACTACGACGACGAAAGCCTCGATCGATTTAGCCGGCAAATGGAGGAGGAGGCGGCTTCCGGTGCCGAGGTCTGGGGCATCTTCGACAACACGGCCGCCGGCCATGCGCTCGGCAACGCACTTAAGGTTGACGCGATGATGGCGCAGACGCTGGAGGGGCAGCGCCCCCCTCTGCCCTGCCGGGCATCTCCCCCTCAAAAAGGGGGGAGATTGGCAGCTTTGATGCCGGCGCGTTCTCTTCGACGTTGA
- a CDS encoding SRPBCC family protein, producing MVDWSADLRVGGRWNVIFRTADGTDLPASGEFVEIEAPRRIVQTRAYAWDHPTLGRRQTTVAWLLEPIARGTRLTICHGRFAGLHEAAAEHAEGWARVLAWLQAHVEAGRLAA from the coding sequence ATGGTCGACTGGTCGGCCGACCTGCGCGTCGGCGGCCGTTGGAACGTTATTTTCCGCACGGCCGACGGCACGGACCTGCCGGCGAGCGGCGAATTCGTCGAGATCGAAGCACCGCGCCGGATCGTACAGACACGGGCCTATGCATGGGACCATCCCACGCTTGGCCGACGGCAAACCACAGTAGCCTGGTTGCTGGAACCGATTGCCAGGGGCACGCGCCTCACCATCTGCCATGGCCGCTTTGCCGGGCTGCATGAGGCGGCGGCCGAACATGCAGAGGGGTGGGCGCGGGTGCTGGCCTGGCTTCAAGCGCATGTCGAGGCCGGAAGACTGGCGGCGTGA